The genomic DNA AGGGTTTTGTAACACCCCAGGGCCTGTAAGGTTTGGTGTTTCCTTTTCAAGATGCCACTTTCAGACTTTATTCTGGCCCTGAAGGACAATCCCTACTTTGGGGCTGGATTTGGGCTGGTGGGTGTGGGCacagccctggccctggcccgGAAGGGTGCccaactgggcctggtggcattcCGGCGCCATTACATGATCACACTGGAAGTCCCTGCTCGAGACAGGAGCTATGCCTGGTTGCTTAGCTGGCTCACCCGGCACAGTACCCGTACTCAGCACCTCAGTGTCGAGACTTCGTACCTTCAGCATGAGAGCGGCCGCATTTCCACTAAGTTTGAATTTGTCCCCAGCCCTGGAAACCACTTTATCTGGTAAGGTTGGGAGCTAGGGAGGGTTGTGCTACTAGAAAAGAATGATGGAAGCTGGGTTTGACCCATTCACTCACTCTGTTTTGATTGTTCTTATTCAGGTATCGAGGGAAATGGATCCGGGTAGAACGAAGTCGAGAGATGCAGATGATAGACTTGCAGACGGGAACTCCTTGGGAATCTGTCACCTTCACGGCCCTGGGCACTGACCGAAAGGTTTTCTTCAACATCCTGGAGGAAGGTGTGGGATGGCACAGGCAGGCTTTCTAGGGACATTGCAGGGATGGGGACATTTGACATCAGATGAGCAGTTTGGAGAGGTGGAATAAGCAGGCTGTGGTGAGCTCATGGGAACAGGGGGCCAGAAGGAAGCTGTTTGGCTCAGCTCCACCTAATTGAAGAATCAGCCATGGTGAAGAGAATTACTGGCTTTATCTCTTCCCCTTCCCAGCTCGAGAGCTAGCCTTGcagcaggaggaagggaagacTGTGATGTACACAGCTGTGGGCTCTGAATGGCGTCCCTTTGGCTATCCACGCCGCCGGCGACCACTGAATTCTGTGGTTCTACAACAGGGTCTGGCTGACCGAATTGTCAGAGACGTCCAGGAATTCATCGATAACCCCAAGTGGTACACTGACAGAGGTGAGAAGCAGCTGGGGTCTTGGCTGTgctgtttttgacatttttagagGGGACAGGTTGGTCTCTGCCAGATGGGGTGATATAAAGCTCTGGTCCAATTCCCAGAGATTAAGAGGAATGAAAAGTTGTGTATGAGAATGATTTACTTCTGTACCAAGATTATCAGGCTTCCAAAGGGCAGGGCTGGGAATGAACGTGGATATCTGGGGCAAAAGACATGATCCTCCTGGCTCTATCCCTAGGCATTCCCTACAGACGTGGCTACCTGCTTTATGGGCCCCCTGGTTGCGGAAAGAGCAGTTTTATGTGAGTATTCAAAATTTCTCTTAACTTGGCAAAATGAAGCCTTTTTGGAAACACTGGGTTGATGGGGTTGGAAAGGGAAATGAATCTGGGGACTGGGGACCGGGGACCAGGATAAACATGAAATGTGTGGAACATTAGGGTGTGAGGTAGAAATCAGGCCTCTGAGACACATGTCCCCAGACTGTGAGGAGAGTAGCTGGGCCTGAGAAAGCATTTCCAGGTTGCCTGCTACTTCCTGCCATCCCATCCTCCATAGCACAGCCCTGGCTGGGGAACTGCAGCACAGCATCTGCCTGCTGAGCCTCACGGACTCCAGCCTCTCTGATGACCGGCTCAACCACCTGCTGAGCGTGGCCCCGCAGCAGAGCCTGGTGCTCCTGGAGGATGTGGATGCTGCTTTTCTCAGTCGAGACTTGGCTGTGGAGAGTAAGTGAGGGGTTCTGGAGGAAGGGGTGTGGGTAACTGTGGAAcaggggaagaaaacagaaatctagAGGGCTGGTGGCAGATGCCTGGGTTAGTGACAAGAGCCCATGAGACGCATGGATAAGTAGGGGAACATAGTGTGGCATGTTGATTTTATGCTGGGCTATGACTACTCATGCTTCCTTATCTTTGCCTTCCTCCAGACCCAGTAAAGTACCAAGGCCTAGGTCGCCTCACCTTCAGTGGACTGCTCAATGCCTTGGATGGTGTGGCTTCCACTGAGGCCCGCATTGTGTTCATGACCACCAACCACGTTGACAGGTAGGAAGGAGCCAAGCATCCTGAGACTGAGGCAAGAGCCCACCCACTCCCCTAGTGCCTTGGGAGGAACAGGAGGTCGAGGAGCCATCTCTGTTGGGTACTAGTGTGACCACTGCCTGTGACTCTGCTTTCCCTATCTTCTCTCAGGCTGGACCCCGCCCTGATACGCCCGGGGCGAGTGGACCTGAAGGAGTATGTGGGCTACTGCTCACACTGGCAGCTGACCCAGATGTTCCAGAGGTTCTATCCAGGGCAGGCACCTTCCTTAGCTGAGGACTTTGCAGAACGTGTCCTTCAAGCTACAACCCAGATCAGTCCTGCCCAGGTGCAGGGCTACT from Piliocolobus tephrosceles isolate RC106 chromosome 11, ASM277652v3, whole genome shotgun sequence includes the following:
- the LOC111548624 gene encoding mitochondrial chaperone BCS1 isoform X2, with the translated sequence MYTAVGSEWRPFGYPRRRRPLNSVVLQQGLADRIVRDVQEFIDNPKWYTDRGIPYRRGYLLYGPPGCGKSSFITALAGELQHSICLLSLTDSSLSDDRLNHLLSVAPQQSLVLLEDVDAAFLSRDLAVENPVKYQGLGRLTFSGLLNALDGVASTEARIVFMTTNHVDRLDPALIRPGRVDLKEYVGYCSHWQLTQMFQRFYPGQAPSLAEDFAERVLQATTQISPAQVQGYFMLYKNDPVGAIHNAESLRR
- the LOC111548624 gene encoding mitochondrial chaperone BCS1 isoform X1, whose protein sequence is MPLSDFILALKDNPYFGAGFGLVGVGTALALARKGAQLGLVAFRRHYMITLEVPARDRSYAWLLSWLTRHSTRTQHLSVETSYLQHESGRISTKFEFVPSPGNHFIWYRGKWIRVERSREMQMIDLQTGTPWESVTFTALGTDRKVFFNILEEARELALQQEEGKTVMYTAVGSEWRPFGYPRRRRPLNSVVLQQGLADRIVRDVQEFIDNPKWYTDRGIPYRRGYLLYGPPGCGKSSFITALAGELQHSICLLSLTDSSLSDDRLNHLLSVAPQQSLVLLEDVDAAFLSRDLAVENPVKYQGLGRLTFSGLLNALDGVASTEARIVFMTTNHVDRLDPALIRPGRVDLKEYVGYCSHWQLTQMFQRFYPGQAPSLAEDFAERVLQATTQISPAQVQGYFMLYKNDPVGAIHNAESLRR